The DNA window GACTTATGAGGTGAATTTGGACCTTTGTATTatgaacaaaagaaattttgacTGATCATATCCGAAATAAGGATGATGCTCTTTATATACTTTATTACTCAATTATTCTAGAGAGTGTACTGTTTGCATTGATGTTTGGACCTGTTCTGCTAAACCTCCTGTTAGTTGCAGTTAACTTGATAAAACTTCTTAATAATTTCCCTTGCAGAAGCCAGAGAATCCAGTAGGGTCGTCACCTAGTACAGATAGTGAGAGCTCTGCTGGTGGATCACCTGCCTCCCGTTCCAAATTGTCACAAAATAGGGTCACATTCAATGATATAAAAGATGGAAAGAGAAAATCTATCAGTAGGAAGGGAGATGAAACTACAATCATTGATTCATTTCCAGAAAGAACACAAGCTGGTGACCTGTTTAGTGCTACTATTGGAGGTCGCCGATTGCCTCCGGTGAGACGAACTTTAACTgctatcttaatattttaacattacCATGCTCTTTCATAAGTATCATATATGAGTGTATTGTGGTGTAACACTGCTGAATCAGTCATTTTTCCTGTTATTGCTTATGACAAGTAACCATATCTGCTATGCTTTCATGATAATATATTAGGTGAGTTTTGTAGTGTGCTGTTGCCTTTAAATAGATAGTGGGATATCCATGTTTTTGCTTGATCATGCACCATTCAGTGGTGAAAGAAGGGTGgtttagaacacaaataatacaaGGAGTACAGGAAGGTTTTATTTCTAAGAAGTCTGTTTCCTACTTCCCGTTGGGGGTTTGCAAGCAAAGCCATGCATGACTTCATTACAATTAGGGTCATGAGTGGTTTGGGAAATTTGAGATAAATGTTTGTCATCTCGATGTAACTTGGGTTGTAGGACATAGGCATCATCTGTAATTTACTGCATTCCATTTTGGCAGTATCCATCATGTAATCAACTCAGCAAGTGTCTATTGATCCCTTGATTACTATAGTGGAGGTGGTAATTTGTGTTGTAGGTGTATaatttttccatattttttattcgaGGTAGTTTGCTTAGTTATGTTGAGTTGTCGAATTCCTTTGAATAAGTGTAAGGTGTGCTTTTCAGCAAAGGTCATGAGTTAACAGGAATGGTTTGAATGCTTTTCATGCAGACTGGTACCACAATAACGGATCAAATGGATCTTCTTCGTGAGCAGGTGAAAATGTTAGCTGGGGAGGTGGCATTGTGTACTAGCTCTCTGAAGAGACTTTCAGAGCAAGCAGCTAGCAACCCTGAAAATTTACAGCTGAAGGTGATGATCCTCCTTGTGCATTAGATTTCAATAAGATGTCAATCTATTTGATTTCTCAGGTCTCTTCCTTGACAAGGAactgaaaatttgtttttattatggatttattTTGATGGCCATATTGTTTGACATAGGAACAAATGCAAAAGTTGAAAGCTGAAATTAGTGAAAAGAAGCATCAGATGCATGTTCTAGAGCGACGCATGATTGGATCAGTTGAAATGACGTCAAACACATCTACCAGCATTGAAATGCCAAAGGTAACTCTGTGTGATGTGATAGGCTTAGCAGATTTGAAGAAACCGGGGAAAAATAGTGAACTGCAAAAATTAACAGAGTCAAATGAGCAGATTTGAGAGAGAGCCAAGGagtgttattttaaaatatacagtCAAATGAATCccattaaagtttttttggtGGCTCTAGAagtgagaaataaaagtgatgtTCTAAAGGACAACTATTGAGACACTGGTACCTGATTGCGCCAGTTCACTATTCTGAAATTCTCTATATGTTGTGTGTGGCtatctttcaaatcaaataatgaaTTGCATTTAAGTGAAGtggtgaaataatttttattttgaattgtcggaattcaacaaattagaattctttgtattttttttggcaagTTAACATTACAGGACAAACTAGTGACATTCAGTAACCTTTGGCCTCTAATTTGTTTCCTTCTCTGTCTTGCAGGCTTTATCCAAGCTCACTACTCAGCtcaatgaaaaaacatttgaacTTGAGGTTTGTTATCCTACTTACTGGCTAGCTGCAAGGATAGTTTTTTCAGCATCAAATGGCAGGATTTTTTACTAACTTGATTTCTTTGTTTGGGGATGAGTATTCAAGATTAAGTCAGCAGACAATAGGATACTTCAGGAGCAACTGCAGATTAAGGTACATGCTAGAGCTGTATAATCACTTTCTCTTTGCTCTAAAATGTGAAGTTTTTTATGATACATGGTTGCTGTAACAGATATCAGAGAACACTGAGATGCAGGAGACAATTCTTCTGCTGCGGCAACAGCTAAATTCATTATCAGAAAAAAGCTCCAGCAAACAGAGAATTGCTGAATCTGAGTCTACCACAcacagaaagagcaaagaagggAGGAACGAGATTTGGTCATTTGAAGAAATTTATGCTGATGAAAACACACCAAAAAGTGTCATGAGTTTGAATCAAATATTTTCCCAAGATGACCCCAAAGAGCGCAATGGCACTAGTTTATTGAATTCTCAAGTTCTAATACAGGTtagtttatcttttaattttttggcaCTTTGTTTTTAggtactcaatttttttttgtctttatgcTATCTTCATGGATCTACTAATTTACAGGCGCCTATTCTTTTCCTGATTTTTTCTCTGGTGGTTCTAACGGTTTGAGTGATGGGCTCTGTTTATGTATTTGTAGGCTTCTGAGATAGAGAATCTGAAGCAAGAGAAGGTGAAGCTGATTGAAGAAAAGGATGGACTTGAAATTCAAAGCCAAAAACTGGCAGAGGAAGCATCGTATGCAAAAGAATTGGCGGCTGCTGCTGCAGTTGAGCTGCGAAATTTGGCTGAAGAAGTAACCAAGCTGTCTTATGAAAATGCGAAGCTGTCCGGTGATCTGGCTGCTGCAAAAGAGACACAATGCAGATCTAACTGTTGTCAGAGGTCCatttcatatgattttacaCAAAGTAACTCCATTGGTTCTCTACCTGACGGACGCATTAGAAAAACTGAGGATAGTCTTTTGGTTGGGGAGTTGCAGAAGGAACTAAATGAAAGATACCAAAGAGAAGCTTCATTGGAAATGGCACTTTCTGAGAGAAACAAGGTAGAAGGTGAGCTACGAAAACAACTTGATGAAGCAAAACATCATGAAGAAGATTTGGAAAACGAGCTTGCCAATATGTGGGTGCTGGTTGCAAAGATGAGAAAGTCTGGTGTTAATGCTGAGGACATGCCATCTGAAGGGGTCTATGCATCTACCACTTTTGGAGCAGGTCTTAAAAGTGGATTTCTGCTATCTAATGGTCATTCTTCTAGAATATCCAAAGATGAAACCTTTGAAAACATTGATGGGATGAAGACATTAGAAGAGTTGAAAGTAAGCTAtcagaaagagagaagaaaatgcaAACAGCTAGAAAGCATTATTTCAAGATTGAaggtatttattttcttgaccaaattgaaattgcataacAAATTCCCCTTTACTGCACCTGGATAAATTTTGCCTGGATGATTTTCAGGTATTCTAACTTGGCTAGATGTTAACTGAATTGCTACTGTTTGTGTAAGAGTGCATGCGTGAAGAGATGATCAGAGTACACAACAGTTTGATCGAGTGCCCTAGATCACCGAAACAATAAATGTTCTCCGTTTAGAGTTCATCACAAGCTCAATGGCATAAATTTTAGCAATTAGAACATCGTGGGGTCCAACattccaatttattttgattccaATTTCATTGTTGAACTGCTTAAGAATTAAGCATGTCATAGGATTTTGATATTCAAAATCCTGGCATTTGTCTCAAATCAAATGATCTCtctagaattaatttttatactgACAGATCGAAGCTACTGACTGCAATTaatcaattcaaatattttattaggttGAAGACATAGATGGTCTGGATGTCACAGCTCTTGAAGATCTACAGAATTTTCACGTCGAAGCCATAACTAAAATCTGCCATGCAAAGGTGACATTCTTTTATTCTCGCTCTTTTAAATGAGGTTACTGGATGTGCTTTCTTTTGCTGCTTTGTTGACTTGTATTTTCGTCTTTCAACATGTATCTCGTCTAAACTTTAATGAATAGCTTAATTAACTTGCAAATGTGAGCCTGATGGTGtttgcattaaaaataaattttttcatgttaagtATTTGGAGTTTGATTATGCAATGCATCCGAGCACATTGACTAGCGCTTATTTTTGGGATTCACGGGAGtactaaatattatattgatcatCTCTTATAGTTGCTTTACCATGCAGTGTGCAAATCGTGCCTGATAGCATACTAAATCCAACTTATGGAATGCTGCTGCCATCAGAGCTGCTGACCTAGGTTAGTCCTGACCCTAATTTCGTCTACTCCTAAGAAGTGTCTGCTGACGTGTTCTAGCTAACCACTTGTTCCAgtgtaaatttaaaatcaaatcatttctATATTTACAAtactttggtattttttatgcACAGCCTAAATTTATGAAGATTCAAGCTTAGGGTTTTGATAATCTGCCCTTGGCAACATAACATTTTGTAAAATCCATAATCTCGGGCTATCGATCTCTATTTACAATTTGTGTTGATGTTTTGCGATTGGCATCTTGTTGCATCGTTATTTTCGGCCACACCTGTCAGGATATTTACATTTATTTGAATCAGACTTCTCCTTAATTCACCATCAATAAAGTTCCTGTGATAACCAAGAACAtgtaaaattgattaaaccttTGATAGATTATATGCTTTCAGAGGGATATAAACGCAACTCTTCATCCACGCCATAATGGTCACGCCAATGTACTAATAATCTAATCCCGTATCTCATTTAGGTTACAGATAAACCCAAAGATACAGCCTCACCACGCAGCACAATTAACACACCTATACCCTTCCCTCTACCCGAAAATTTGGGGGGTAAATAAAAACGGAATAGGTGAAGTGGGATACAGACAGCGGGTCTATGTGCATTTCTTGATGTGGCCATATGAACCCCAAAACACATTTTCTgctccttcaaatttcaactcaTGCATATTCGTGTTGGTTTTTTGCAGGTGTAATCTTATTTGTACAGTCATCGAAACAGTAACTAAATCAATTTGTCAACTTCTCACAGTTAACTCCTTGTAGAAGCTACAGTCATGGGGATGGCAGATgacatttttttgtatttaatcaGTAGCTAACTTGCAGCAGAAATGGAAAAAGAACTCTTATATTTATGTGGGACAGACCCATTTACATCATCTATGCTAAATGTCACTGAATATCAAAAGCTCTGTTGTCTGTATCAATAATGTCTAATGAcatcaagttattttttccttctattttttggTGAAAAGTTTGGTCTTCTCAGAAGCATAGGTTGCAGGACAATGCTCCTCTAGGATACCAAAGTAGGCCGCATAAGGCTGGGAAAAACCTTCATTATATTCACGATCCACGCTGTTAAATAAACAGGAGGAAGATAATCATGGTGAGAGTTCCAAGATTAAGTATATAAAATGAAGATATTACTAGAGAATGGATCAGGACTTGGGAAGTCTATTGCAATTTGTTGGGAACCATCCAATCTGCTGTCTCTCATTGTCATAAACCACCACTCTGTCTTGCATAAAAATGTCTGGACGGCACGGAACAGAGGAATCAGATTTATACGATTAGGATATATAAAAGGTTTTATTAGATAGGGTCCGTGGTTCTGTTAATAATCTCTCACCTCCTATCACATTGAGGTTTCCCAGGCCTTGCTCACCGCCGTTCAGAATCCCTAAGCACACATTCCCATCTTTCTGAAATGAGGAGAGGTTATTAATATGCCTGCTGACGTCTAAATGTATGGTTGCTAAGTGCAGGGAACTTGTGAAATGTTTTTTGAGGTGCTTACAGTGATAATGAGGTAGTCCTCAGGTGCCAACTGCAGCTGCACATTCTTTGCTTTTATAAAGTTTATGGTTAAGGGCTTGAAAAAACTCTTGATGTCAAGAATAGATTTGATCGGTTTAGCAGTTTTCCAGCACACTGCAAGTGCCTTCTCCTCCGGTGCATCTTTTAATGGCATTCCACTAAGATCCTTCCTCACCTGAGACAGAAAGTTAATGATTCGtgtaacaaaatattttactgTGTTTTTCTTTATCTGATTCAATGTTATCttcctgatataaaaaatcaagcgtATCTCACCAGATTAAGTATACTCTGGTAAACTTGAGCATTGAAGTAGGTATAGGAGCTCCCGCTGTCAAAAATCAGCTGTAGTCCCTTAATGCCAGTGGGCTTTCCACCAAAAAGTAGTTCTGCTGGTCCTGACGAGTATAGCGTgctggatgaaaataaaaagaattagtgCATTTTAATTGAAGTAACCGAGCGAAATAAAAGCTGAGAGCAATGGtctaaagaaggaaaaaaacagagctAGAGCACTCTACTCTGAGGAACTGCGTAGCATTGGAGTCCAAGTGATTCCTGAAGGCGGCAAAAGGTGATCTCCAAAGAATAAAAAGCCACCTGTTACCCTACTGAAACAGTGGCCAACCACATTTTGCGTGATACCCAGGGTTCGTAGCTGCGAAAGAATGCTTGCTTTCCCTCTGCCAAGGCCAAGAATCCCAGCTGTGTCAGGCGGTGAGTGTGGGCCAAGATATTTTTGATCATATCCACACCTGCATGATTGCAACGTATTTCAAGATGGTGATCCATGCTCGAGCTTTtccaaaatcatataaattggTATGTGCCACCAGATTTTACAGTAGCTAACAGAATAAAAGTACAGTTTCTTTTAAGCTTAGTTGTGGGCTCATCATGCacagaaaaaaatgttaaagggTGCGTCAACTGAGATGGAATGCATGAAACCCACCCAAAGGCGATTCTAGGTTGGAGAAGAGATCCATTGTTTAATCGTAGCGGAAAGTAGTCCGACAGCAGCACGCCAAGAGATGAACCAAGATCAGCATACTCGACTTCATAGTCACACTGCTCAGTTGGGATGTCGCAATTGTTGTTTTGTATGGCCTGGCACAAGGAACTTGCACAAGGCACACGATTGTTCTTTGGCTTGTAAAGTTTATCAAGAGGCTGCACATTAGAATGCATATTAAACACAATGCCAGGTCATTACAAGACTCTGTTACATTACTGGTTTTGTCTTCTATACAAGGACATGCTTACCTTAGTGCAACCTTTGCAAGGAGCATCACATTGGACCCAGGTGAGATCACTACCAGTATCAATATCCAAGTCAAAAGCCTTTGGTGGGTTGCCTATGTTCAGAATCACAGAGTAGTGCCTGCAAATTGCAAGAAGATTCGTTATTATTGCACTTCAAAGAAATCTTTAAAAGTCAAGTTACAAACTTGAAATCTCAATTATAAGCAATTTAATATAGacttattttccaaaaaaataaagacaccTGATATAGAATTAATTTATGAGAAAGGGGTCAAGTCAACATTCCCTGGAGAAGGAGAGATAATCTCAAGAAATGCTAAAGAAACTACGCGGGACTACAAACGGGTCGTTCCAGTTGTTCCTAGAAGAATCCAGGCGGTGGAATTGAGTCGGGAGAATGTGATTTGAAAAGTCAAAAGAATCGTTCAAAAACAGCAACACACCCCGCAAAGACGAGAAAGAACCAGACCCGGTTGTAGAAGTcaattaagcaaataaaaatagagttaCAGAGACAGTGGTGCCCGGAATAAATAAACGAAAACGAAAACAAATGACCATGGAATTATCCAAGAGGCAATGGAATTCAGAGTTGATGAATGGCCAAGCAATTCTCCTCCAAACCAACAAAAAAGATAGTACATGAATCCAATATTCTAATAAAACAGACCATTAAAAGATAGTACCAGGAGACACACGAATCcaatattttcatttcatttttgcaAAGAATCAAGAAAACACGCACCCAGTAGGATAGACATTTCCGGTGACACGAAAGAAAACAGAGGAGCCAACTCGATCATTAGCAGGCGTGGTTGACTTTCCTTTGATGGGTGTTTGACTGGCAGCAGAGAAGCAACCTCGAAAATTAGCAGCCATTACTATAAAGAACAAGAGCGTCATCGTCACCAATGATAcgattcttttccttttcttttccatcttTTCGAGTCTTTACAGTCGATTATGTTGTGAGCAAAAAGGGGGTTGTTACGGCTTTTAActtgaaaagggaaaaagaaagaaagaaagaaagaagttggAGACTCAAGATGTGAAATCTACTTGGCTTTTTGTCTGAACGGAGACATGAGCCTTGGCTTTAATAGATGTGGCGTCTCTCCACGTGTATTACAGGGAGAgttgaaaaggaaataaaaatcaaaactgggTGCAGCGTTTTCTCTCTggtttttttcctaatattatAGGGTTCAGGGAATACGGGCTGGAAATAAACAATATTGAATCTGAGCAACTTCAGCTGGAATCTCCTTctcctttcttttgattttttacaagTAGAGAGAGGGAAAGGGACACGTAGGTGGTATAGGATTTTTCATACGAGGAAATTTCACGGAGAGAGAACAAAGCAGCGTCTAGAACGCGTGGTTATTTGAAGCAGGAAAGGTCGAGACTGCCCATGAGGATTTCATTCAAATGTTGTTTTCAAAGGGCATAATTGTCTCAGGACTGTGGGTCGGTTGATGGAGTCAAGAGTGTCTCTCTTCCGAGGATAAAAAGCGTGTGGGAGACAATATAATAAATGAGAGGgtcattaagaaattaatttagataCCCTCGGTCTGTCCAAATTCAGCTGTCTCtgcaactattttttattaaaagaatttttttattttttaaatttttttaatattaacctatcaaaacgtaaaattactaaaaaaataattgaagcggagaaaaatataaaaaaatgtatttttaaaacaaatttttaatttaatagataaCATGTTCTTCTTCACGCGCAAATAGTTGGGTTTCTTGCTTTGCTTGTGGATAAGGGTGTTCTTCTGATATTATATTTGACATCTTTGTTTTGGTTGTAATGGGGAAAATCAAGTGCCTAGCCgttcattttttaatgttatccCATGGATTTATTCCATGCTACTTTGATTTTGTGCCACACACGCttctggttgattttttttctccttttttttataataggttTAATAGCGCTAaaagtttgaatatttttatgtttttggaataAGGTTTTctaggttagttttttttttacaaatttaattttaatcgtGGTTCTTCTTTCTAATCTTTTATTCAGTTTTCAGATTCACTTGATTACCCGTAAAACAATCCAAATGGTTGATTTTTTGTGTGACCATACTTGGGATATTTGTTGGTATGGTCAAAATAGTGTTTgcttaaagtttaatttttttgtttaaaattaaaaaagaattcatatttttaaatcgttttaatgtgttgatattaaaaataaattttaaaaataaaaaattattttaatatattttcaaataaaaacaactttgaaATGTATCACATTTCTAAACAGGTACTTGAAATATAAGATCTAGagtgatcaaaattgaagaaaggGGCTGAT is part of the Populus trichocarpa isolate Nisqually-1 chromosome 2, P.trichocarpa_v4.1, whole genome shotgun sequence genome and encodes:
- the LOC7463146 gene encoding kinesin-like protein KIN-7C, mitochondrial, producing the protein MSFSRSQRSSAISPFRSRKSPAQPPPPAPKPTGRPLTPSSTTSSRPPSRLSSSAASSGPSPTPHDQPETSRSKENVTVTVRFRPLSAREINKGDEIAWYADGDSTVRNEYNPSIAYGFDKVFGPATTTRHVYDIAAEHVVGGAMKGINGTVFAYGVTSSGKTHTMHGEQKSPGIIPLAVKDVFGIIQETPGREFLLRVSYLEIYNEVINDLLNPMGQNLRIREDAQGTYVEGIKVEVVLSPAHALSLIASGEEHRHVGSNNFNLLSSRSHTIFTLTIESSPCGEYQGEEDVTLSQLNLIDLAGSESSKTETTGLRRKEGSYINKSLLTLGTVISKLTDEKATHVPYRDSKLTRLLQSSLSGHGRVSLICTVTPASSNSEETHNTLKFAHRSKQVEIKASQNKIMDEKSLIKKYQKEISCLKQELHQLRRGMMESPYMAASTQEDLVNLKLQLEAGQVKLQSRLEEEEQAKAALMGRIQRLTKLILVSTKNSMQSSLPERSDHIRRHSFGEDELAYLPDRKREYMTEEDAGSYASELSVEGRDEITNLDELVKDFKRNRRRGMLGWFKLKKPENPVGSSPSTDSESSAGGSPASRSKLSQNRVTFNDIKDGKRKSISRKGDETTIIDSFPERTQAGDLFSATIGGRRLPPTGTTITDQMDLLREQVKMLAGEVALCTSSLKRLSEQAASNPENLQLKEQMQKLKAEISEKKHQMHVLERRMIGSVEMTSNTSTSIEMPKALSKLTTQLNEKTFELEIKSADNRILQEQLQIKISENTEMQETILLLRQQLNSLSEKSSSKQRIAESESTTHRKSKEGRNEIWSFEEIYADENTPKSVMSLNQIFSQDDPKERNGTSLLNSQVLIQASEIENLKQEKVKLIEEKDGLEIQSQKLAEEASYAKELAAAAAVELRNLAEEVTKLSYENAKLSGDLAAAKETQCRSNCCQRSISYDFTQSNSIGSLPDGRIRKTEDSLLVGELQKELNERYQREASLEMALSERNKVEGELRKQLDEAKHHEEDLENELANMWVLVAKMRKSGVNAEDMPSEGVYASTTFGAGLKSGFLLSNGHSSRISKDETFENIDGMKTLEELKVSYQKERRKCKQLESIISRLKVEDIDGLDVTALEDLQNFHVEAITKICHAKCANRA
- the LOC7466455 gene encoding aspartic proteinase Asp1 isoform X1, giving the protein MEKKRKRIVSLVTMTLLFFIVMAANFRGCFSAASQTPIKGKSTTPANDRVGSSVFFRVTGNVYPTGHYSVILNIGNPPKAFDLDIDTGSDLTWVQCDAPCKGCTKPLDKLYKPKNNRVPCASSLCQAIQNNNCDIPTEQCDYEVEYADLGSSLGVLLSDYFPLRLNNGSLLQPRIAFGCGYDQKYLGPHSPPDTAGILGLGRGKASILSQLRTLGITQNVVGHCFSRVTGGFLFFGDHLLPPSGITWTPMLRSSSDTLYSSGPAELLFGGKPTGIKGLQLIFDSGSSYTYFNAQVYQSILNLVRKDLSGMPLKDAPEEKALAVCWKTAKPIKSILDIKSFFKPLTINFIKAKNVQLQLAPEDYLIITKDGNVCLGILNGGEQGLGNLNVIGDIFMQDRVVVYDNERQQIGWFPTNCNRLPNVDREYNEGFSQPYAAYFGILEEHCPATYASEKTKLFTKK
- the LOC7466455 gene encoding aspartic proteinase Asp1 isoform X2; this encodes MKILDSCVSWHYSVILNIGNPPKAFDLDIDTGSDLTWVQCDAPCKGCTKPLDKLYKPKNNRVPCASSLCQAIQNNNCDIPTEQCDYEVEYADLGSSLGVLLSDYFPLRLNNGSLLQPRIAFGCGYDQKYLGPHSPPDTAGILGLGRGKASILSQLRTLGITQNVVGHCFSRVTGGFLFFGDHLLPPSGITWTPMLRSSSDTLYSSGPAELLFGGKPTGIKGLQLIFDSGSSYTYFNAQVYQSILNLVRKDLSGMPLKDAPEEKALAVCWKTAKPIKSILDIKSFFKPLTINFIKAKNVQLQLAPEDYLIITKDGNVCLGILNGGEQGLGNLNVIGDIFMQDRVVVYDNERQQIGWFPTNCNRLPNVDREYNEGFSQPYAAYFGILEEHCPATYASEKTKLFTKK